ACTTGGGATGAGAAACTTAGATATTAAAAAATGGATAGAGAAAAATTATCATCTCCTTACATCGTATTTCCCCCTGATTGATAGACTTGAAAAAATCCCCAATTCTCCTGAACCATTTGAAAAATTAAGGAAAACCTTTGAGGAGAGAGAAGGGAAAGAAGCCTACTCTGCCATAGAGTCTTCTCTAATCAATTTATATCTTGAAGAGTTTATCCAGAGAAGTATTCAGCCTCAACTTTTAAGCATAGAACCCTGGGAAGCACGCCAGGATGCTTTGCTAAAGACTGCTCTTTTTTTACACCGTTTTCGCAATCCCCCACCAGGGGTAGATAGAGAGAAAATCATTCCTTCGGATTATCTTCCCGATTTAAAAAGAATCTCTACAATTTATTTTGAGGACAGAACCCCGCAAAAAGATAATTATAAAAAAATTGTAAATGATTATCTTCTTAATGATCTCATCCATTTTGAACTTGAGGGATATGGAAACAGATTTTTAAGAGGAACAAAATATATTACCCAGATACAAGGGCTCTCCGAAGAACAAATAAAAGAATTGATTAAGGAAGACCTAAAGAGGTTTGTAGAAGAGAATTATCCCATTGTAAGGAGACTTGTCTGGAGTGCTTTTAATTATCGCTACTATGCTGACTACGAACCCACAACCCGTTCCCTTTATCCCTTCCATTTTACTTTAACCATTACCGAAGCAGAATATTTGGTAAGAAGGATGATAAGTGCCTATCTTAAAAAAGTAGAAGATTTGTATAAACCCGGAGAAACTATTTTTGACCCCCATCTTTCGGATAATAAGGAAAAAAGTAGAATTGCCTATGAAGATTGGGGGAAAGTCTTAAAGAAAATAGCTGAGATTAAGGAGAATATTGGGAATTCTAATCCCCTTAGATTACAGAGAGCGATTCTCTATTATCTCTTGAAAAAACTGGCTACCGCTGGCGCTTATGACCTGAGTATACAGGAGATTAGAGAAAAGTTTCAGGATACTGGAGAAATCCCTGAGACTGAAAGTTTAAGGGAATTTCGCTTTGCTATAAGTAGCTTTAATAAATTATTTAAAGAGGTCTTGAACAATCAAAAAGAAAAAACAAAACTGGTTATTCTTGCGGATAATCATGGAGAATTTATTTATCTTTTAGGATTTATTCAATATCTCCTCCAGCAAAATCCTAATCTCATCATTTATTTAATTACTAAAAGAACCCCGGTTGCCGATGATGTTTATAAAGATTCCGTCTGGAGAATCTTAGATTATGATAGAGAAAACCAGGGTCATTTTAATTTTTTACGCGAAAAAGCAAACAAGGAAAGATTTTATATCGTAAATAACGGACCAGACTTGCAGGGAGAAGATTTACGCTCTCTGTCCTGGGATGAATATCAGACATTTACCAGTAAGCATGCCGGACAAATTACCTTTGATAAAATAGTGGTCTTAAGCTTAGGGAATGCCAATTTTGTCTCTACTCAAGGATTGAAATTGGAAAGATTTTATCTCTATCGGGTAAAGTCGGAAAGAGTTTCCTCAGCCACCGGAATTCCTCCCGAAAGCCAAGATTATGGGAAATACCCCCTTATCCTTGCCTATCTACCCTCAGAAGTATTTATCGGAACAGAATTCGGGTCTTTACGCTATACAAATTTACTTTCCTATGTTAAGAACAACCCCCAATTTTATGACCCTCCCTTAGGAAGATATACCTTCCCCTAAATTTTAATCATTCGTTCAGGCTTGGTATAAAAATTTGCCCCTAAGTGATGGATGGTTTTTACCTTCTCAATATCTAAAACCTCAGTAAATATCCCCTCATCTGCCTGGGCATAAATTATTTCACCTAAAAATATGGAGTGGTCACCTCCAGGATAAATCTTAACTAATTTGCATTCTAAATGGGCAAAACACTCGGCAATTAAAGGAGAATTAACTTCCTTAGCCTTAATGGCTGTGAGTTTAAACTTCTTAAACTTATCTACCTCCATTCCGGAAACTATCCCGCAACCCTGAACCTTATCCAACAATTCCTCTCCGGGAACATTAATCACAAACTCCTTGGATTTTTCAATCAACTCGTGGGAGAAATGACCTCTATGAATACAGATAGCAACTAAAGGTGGATTATGGGATACTGGTGTTATCCAAGCTAAGGTAATAATGT
The nucleotide sequence above comes from Candidatus Omnitrophota bacterium. Encoded proteins:
- a CDS encoding flavin reductase family protein, with the translated sequence MKVEVSLRRANRLINHGPVVLVTSKYKDKANIITLAWITPVSHNPPLVAICIHRGHFSHELIEKSKEFVINVPGEELLDKVQGCGIVSGMEVDKFKKFKLTAIKAKEVNSPLIAECFAHLECKLVKIYPGGDHSIFLGEIIYAQADEGIFTEVLDIEKVKTIHHLGANFYTKPERMIKI